A part of Daphnia pulex isolate KAP4 chromosome 6, ASM2113471v1 genomic DNA contains:
- the LOC124195801 gene encoding trifunctional enzyme subunit beta, mitochondrial-like: protein MAAQISRVNAVAFLRTGTRNVSTGMPALYAAKQKTKLSLARPNQKNIVLVDAVRTPFLLSGTSYAKLMPHDLARNALLGLVQKTGLPKELVEYIAFGTVIQEVKTSNIAREAALGAGFSDKTPAHTVTMACISSNQAMTTCIGYMHSGVYDVCVAGGVEFMSDVPIRHSRKMRGVMLKANKAKTFGQRLSLLAQLDMKSLIPELPAVAEFSTGETMGHSADRLAASFNISRQDQDAFALRSHQLAHDAAEKGLLSDIVPYQVPGQDKPITGDNGIRVSTSEQLAKLKPAFIKPHGTVTAANASYLTDGASACLLMTEEKAKQLGLKPKAYLRDFIYVSQDPKDQLLLGPAYATPRVLDKAGLKMSDIDVWEVHEAFAAQILSNLSAMDSDWFCKTYMGRPGKVGAPDIDKFNLWGGSLSIGHPFGATGVRLAIHAANRLIHEDGKYACIAACAAGGQGVGMIIERHPDGKL from the exons ATGGCTGCCCAAATTTCTCGTGTAAATGCGGTTGCATTTCTTCGAACag GAACGCGCAATGTTTCCACCGGAATGCCGGCCCTTTACGCGGCTAAACAGAAAACCAAACTTTCATTAGCCAGACCTAACCAAAAGAATATTGTGTTGGTTGATGCTGTGAGAACCCCGTTTTTGCTGTCTGGGACAAGTTATGCGAAACTTATGCCTCATGATCTGGCCCGGAATGCATTACT GGGTTTGGTTCAGAAAACTGGGCTTCCCAAAGAGCTTGTTGAATACATTGCTTTTGGCACTGTGATACAAGAAGTCAAAACTTCAAATATTGCCAGAGAAGCTGCTCTTGGAGCTGGTTTCTCTGACAAGACACCAGCTCATACAGTCACAATGGCTTGTATTAGTTCAAATCAAGCCATGACAACTT GCATTGGTTACATGCACTCCGGAGTCTACGACGTTTGTGTAGCTGGTGGCGTTGAGTTTATGTCGGACGTACCCATTCGTCATTCCCGCAAAATGCGCGGCGTCATGCTCAAAGCAAATAAAGCTAAAACATTCGGTCAACGCCTCTCACTACTAGCTCAGCTTGATATGAAGTCTTTGATTCCTGAGCTTCCAGCTGTAGCAGAATTTTCTACCGGTGAAACAATGGGTCACTCTGCCGATCGCTTGGCTGCTTCGTTCAACATAAGTCGACAAGATCAAGACGCTTTTGCTCTTCGTTCACATCAGCTCGCCCACGATGCAGCTGAAAAGGGCCTACTTTCTGATATTGTACCTTATCAAG TCCCTGGCCAAGATAAACCCATCACTGGCGACAATGGTATCCGAGTTTCTACATCTGAACAACTTGCAAAACTAAAGCCAGCTTTTATCAAGCCTCACGGAACAGTGACTGCAGCAAACGCGTCTTACTTG ACTGATGGTGCTTCGGCATGTTTGCTGATGACCGAAGAAAAGGCTAAGCAGTTGGGACTGAAACCCAAGGCTTACCTAAGAGATTTCATTTACGTCAGTCAAGACCCGAAAGACCAATTGCTGTTGGGTCCTG cATATGCTACTCCTCGCGTCCTGGACAAAGCTGGACTAAAGATGAGTGATATTGACGTGTGGGAAGTCCATGAAGCTTTTGCT GCTCAAATTTTGTCCAATCTAAGCGCAATGGATTCGGATTGGTTTTGCAAGACCTACATGGGTCGACCTGGTAAAGTTGGTGCTCCTGATATTGACAAGTTCAATTTATGGGGTGGATCTCTTTCAATTGGTCATCCATTCGGAGCTACAG GAGTTCGACTGGCGATTCATGCGGCCAATCGATTGATTCATGAAGACGGTAAATACGCCTGCATTGCTGCTTGTGCCGCAGGTGGTCAG GGCGTTGGAATGATCATTGAACGGCACCCAGATGGCAAGTTATAA
- the LOC124195802 gene encoding serine/threonine-protein kinase/endoribonuclease ire-1-like, protein MDNERWSTSRSIKWDENDILGRGCEGTVVFSGHFDGKEVAVKRLLLTNLQLVERELEALLHFNHPRILQLYHVEKESPFLRLALELCVATLDDYCKEKYTGPMPEEMDALKQMLEGLAFIHSRKYVHRDVKPNNILISQSGELKIADFGFCKPVRGIDSFSMSNAGVGTGGWMAPELLKSIADQESGGSPASYATTAVDVFPLGCVFYYFITKGVHPFGNTTLRNGNILMGKHNLSKLGKRHILRALIKEMISPNPEQRPKLDEVLTRPMFNTTESEELLKDDTKFALWLKHIKSQFASTKKRRKQPFQSDMTNDECDSIVGAVPFQATNTRIPVFQGITNLQVVNEESSPAPLEGLKMSTRRRAQTDSNSVTHRLQVSSAPANWQRTVPRSRRNWSEWSEFLSNGENVSEPSCNTRLRSVASLSNLDPGIASSADSLSNLSITSSTPSKTSSLLSLSRSIIGDIFNKST, encoded by the exons ATGGATAATGAAAGATGGAGCACTTCTAGATCAATCAAGTGGGACGAAAACGACATCCTAGGCCGTGGATGTGAAGGCACAGTTGTTTTTTCAGGACATTTCGACGGAAAAGAGGTTGCTGTTAAACGTCTATTATTGACAAATCTTCAACTGGTTGAACGGGAACTTGAAGCCCTACTCCACTTTAACCACCCGCGGATTCTACAGCTTTACcatgttgaaaaagaatcaCCATTTTT gaGACTAGCTCTAGAACTTTGCGTTGCTACACTAGATGACTACTGTAAGGAAAAATATACAGGCCCCATGCCTGAAGAAATGGATGCATTAAAGCAGATGTTGGAAGGTTTAGCCTTCATTCATTCACGCAAATACGTCCATCGTGACGTCAAGCCCAACAATATACTGATCTCACAGTCGGGTGAACTTAAGATAGCTGACTTTGGATTTTGTAAACCAGTGAGGGGTATAGACTCTTTCTCTATGTCCAATGCCGGTGTAGGCACTGGTGGCTGGATGGCCCCCGAATTACTGAAAAGCATAGCag ATCAAGAGAGTGGAGGTAGTCCCGCTTCTTATGCCACCACTGCCGTCGATGTTTTTCCTCTAGGCTGTGTTTTCTACTACTTTATAACGAAAGGCGTGCACCCCTTTGGAAATACGACCTTACGCAATGGAAATATTCTTATGGGGAAACACAATCTATCAA AGCTTGGAAAAAGACATATTTTGCGAGCGTTAATTAAGGAAATGATTAGTCCTAATCCAGAGCAGCGTCCTAAGCTAGACGAAGTTCTTACAAGACCCATGTTCAACACAACCGAATCGGAAGAGTTATTAAAAGATGACAC AAAATTTGCCCTTTGGCTCAAACATATTAAGAGCCAGTTTGCATccactaaaaaaaggagaaagcaGCCTTTCCAGTCTGACATG ACAAATGACGAATGCGATTCTATCGTGGGTGCTGTTCCATTTCAAGCGACCAACACAAGAATTCCAGTATTCCAGGGTATAACCAATTTGCAG GTTGTCAACGAGGAGTCTAGCCCTGCACCTCTCGAAGGATTAAAAATGTCCACCCGGCGTCGTGCCCAAACCGATTCCAATTCCGTCACGCATAGATTACAG GTTTCAAGTGCTCCCGCAAACTGGCAAAGAACTGTACCACGTAGCCGAAGAAACTGGAGCGAGTGGAGCGAATTTCTTTCTAACGGTG AAAATGTGTCCGAACCCTCGTGTAACACACGGCTTCGCTCAGTGGCCTCGTTGTCAAATCTGGATCCAGGGATAGCGAGTTCTGCAGATAGTTTGTCGAACCTAAGCATTACTTCGTCGACTCCTTCAAAGACAAGCAGTTTGTTGTCTTTGAGTCGCTCAATCATTGGTGACATATTCAACAAATCCACGtga
- the LOC124195803 gene encoding all trans-polyprenyl-diphosphate synthase PDSS1-like, translated as MVINVKLTNLLAYSSLAVRRVSHLGKHHGDLPYQLLLSKPNPLFHHKKQIQTVVPSTSTKNVTVPVENIPTADSLVRLDLEGLYEDIREGLSETQPELKLIAQYYFNGEGKAIRPVITMCMARAINFHLDQNTPSVLQKQKKIAQIAEMIHTASLVHDDVIDVADSRRSRPSVNIVWGQRKSIIAGDFILAMASKMLARLQNKQVIILLSQVLADLVQGEFMQLGARENKDERFAHYSEKTFKKTASLIAYSCQAVSVLSGADSTLQAVAFQYGRQIGMAFQLVDDLLDFIATSAQLGKPVAADLRLGLATAPVLFAAQKFTELNPLILRRFQEPGDAETAFRLVLRSDGLQRTKDLARQYCNDAVTQIAQLTPSPYQQALVTLAHQLLHRMK; from the exons ATGGTAATCAATGTTAAACTAACAAACTTGCTAGCTTATTCAAGTCTTGCGGTTCGTCGCGTGTCTCACCTTGGTAAACATCACGGTGATTTGCCGTATCAGTTGTTGCTATCCAAACCCAATCCTCTTTTCCACCACAAGAAACAG ATTCAAACAGTGGTGCCTAGCACAAGCACTAAAAATGTCACTGTACCTGTTGAAAACATACCCACCGCTGATTCTTTGGTTAGACTAGACCTGGAAGGTCTTTATGAAGACATCAGAGAG gGTTTAAGTGAAACACAGCCAGAACTGAAGCTGATAGCCCAGTACTATTTCAATGGAGAGGGCAAAGCTATACGACCAGTCATTACCATGTGTATGGCTAGGGCAATAAATTTCCATCTAGATCAAAACACACC GTCTGTGCTtcaaaagcagaagaagataGCACAAATTGCTGAAATGATTCATACAGCCTCTTTAGTTCATGACGACGTGATTGACGTAGCTGACAGCAGAAGAAGTAGACCATCGGTCAATATTGTTTGGGGGCAAAGAAAA TCAATTATAGCAGGTGATTTTATACTCGCTATGGCTTCTAAAATGTTGGCACGACTGCAGAATAAACAAGTGATCATATTGTTATCTCag GTTCTCGCCGACTTAGTTCAAGGAGAATTCATGCAACTTGGCGCTCGtgaaaataaagatgaaaGATTCGCGCATTATTCAGAAAAAACCTTCAAGAAAACTGCAAGTTTAATTGCATATAGCTGCCAAGCG GTCTCAGTACTCTCTGGAGCTGATTCAACCTTACAAGCGGTTGCCTTTCAATATGGTCGACAGATAGGAATGGCTTTTCAACTCGTAGATGATCTTCTTGATTTCATTGCCACATCGGCTCAGCTAGGAAAGCCGGTTGCTGCTGATTTGCGCCTTGGACTGGCCACTGCTCCTGTTCTCTTCGCAGCACAGAAG TTTACCGAGTTGAATCCGCTGATCCTGAGGCGGTTTCAAGAACCGGGGGACGCTGAAACCGCCTTTCGATTAGTGCTCCGTTCAGACGGATTACAGCGAACTAAAGACTTGGCACGCCAATACTGTAACGATGCGGTGACTCAAATTGCTCAGCTAACCCCTTCTCCTTACCAGCAAGCCTTAGTCACGTTAGCGCATCAATTATTACATAGGATGAAATAA
- the LOC124195796 gene encoding 3-hydroxy-3-methylglutaryl-coenzyme A reductase-like, with translation MGFLAEIFKSYGLFCAQHPWQVIFLVLTSTVAIISSQGMHTLNRARDSLGSPQPLDIVLMTTVRAVAVLYSYHRLRSLHRSHSRFVLSLAGLFTVFSSFVFTCSVVNVMQSDLSDLKDALFFFLLLIDVVKACTLAYWSLSCSVKNAAEVALCISQGMAVLGPAITLDTLVETLVIGVGTLSGVRRLEVLCGYGCMSAVVNYVVFMTFYPACLALVLELSNKPEVIDSENTVVDSCKVDQSTAFQWQHRVKLLKQMMAMEQPNPLVQRVKLIMAAGLMVVHAHSQWVFLQDGKVLSPEKPGATFGSASIVDVAAEDSVLRWLSDQRADQLVLLILIAALTIKFTFFDDRNQTPQSLEKSLPAYILEEPSPAAAMEKVESRRNRCVSFVISDNEESSFDVEDKEVQTEPCDEMEEDEQDTLYVKPVTRTLEESHEALKISGSAVSDQEVLNLINARKIELRQLEKVLGDAERGVRIRRRVLSTMGGTRLEDAVVRLPYKNYDYSKVFGVCCENVIGYVPLPVGFAGPLIVDGESYFIPMATTEGCLVASTNRGCSALAPNGGVRTQLIADGMSRGPVFRLPDIRRAGDVMAWLQEPSNIDLLKKSFNATSRFGRLQKIRCQIAGRHVFIRFVAKTGDAMGMNMVSKGTEAAIKVIQSHFADLAVVSLSGNFCTDKKPAAVNWLDGRGKSVVSEAIIPAAIVRDKLKTNVASLVDLNITKNLIGSSIAGSIGGFNAHAANIVSAIFIATGQDPAQVVSSSNCMTLMEPWGPEMQDLYISCTMPSLEVGTIGGGTWLPAQGACLDMLGLRGSNAEEPGANACRLARIICAAVLAGELSLMSSLATGTLVQSHMTHNRSYANITTPCLSS, from the exons ATGGGTTTCCTGGCAGAAATTTTCAAGTCTTATGGTCTGTTTTGTGCTCAACACCCATGGCAAGTGATTTTCCTGGTCTTGACATCTACAGTAGCCATCATCAGCAGCCAGGGGATGCACACCCTGAATCGCGCGCGTGACTCGCTAGGTTCACCACAACCCCTAGACATAGTTCTAATGACGACAGTTCGAGCTGTTGCTGTGTTGTACAGCTACCACAGATTGCGTTCTTTACATCGATCCCATTCTAGATTTGTCTTAAGCTTGGCAGGATTGTTTACCGTCTTCTCCAGCTTTGTTTTCACCTGCAGTGTCGTCAATGTTATGCAAAGCGACCTTTCTGATCTGAA GGACGCActgttctttttcctccttttgatTGACGTGGTCAAGGCCTGCACTCTTGCTTACTGGTCTCTGAGTTGCTCGGTTAAAAATGCAGCCGAAGTGGCATTGTGCATCTCTCAAGGCATGGCTGTCCTCGGCCCTGCCATTACTCTTGACACCTTGGTTGAAACTCTTGTCATAGGTGTCGGAACGTTGTCAG GGGTTCGCAGGCTAGAAGTGTTGTGCGGCTATGGATGCATGTCAGCCGTCGTCAACTATGTAGTGTTCATGACATTCTATCCAGCCTGTTTGGCCCTGGTGTTAGAG cTGTCAAATAAACCAGAGGTGATTGACAGTGAAAACACTGTTGTAGATTCTTGCAAGGTCGACCAGTCTACCGCTTTCCAATGGCAGCACCGTGTTAAACTTCTCAAACAAATGATGGCAATGGAACAGCCCAATCCTTTAGTTCAGAGAGTCAAACTTATCATGGCTGCTGGTTTGATGGTAGTTCACGCTCACAG TCAATGGGTATTTTTACAAGATGGAAAAGTTTTGAGCCCTGAAAAGCCAGGGGCAACCTTCGGCTCAGCGTCTATTGTCGACGTGGCTGCGGAAGATTCAGTGCTCCG GTGGCTTTCCGACCAACGGGCTGATCAGCTTGTCCTGTTAATTCTCATTGCAGCTTTAACAATCAAGTTTACCTTCTTCGACGATCGTAATCAAACTCCTCAGTCTTTAGAGAAATCTCTCCCAGCTTATATTCTAGAAGAGCCATCCCCAGCTGCCGCTATGGAAAAAG TCGAAAGTCGCCGAAACCGCTGTGTATCATTTGTGATATCTGATAACGAAGAATCGTCATTCGATGTCGAAGACAAAGAGGTTCAGACAGAACCGTGcgatgaaatggaagaagacgAACAAGATACTTTGTACGTCAAACCCGTCACTCGTACTCTGGAAGAGAGTCACGAAGCTTTGAAGATTTCTGGCAGTGCAGTATCCGATCAAGAAGTATTGAATCTTATCAATGCCCGCAAGATTGAATTAAGGCAGCTGGAGAAGGTGTTGGGTGACGCAGAGCGCGGCGTCCGCATTCGCAGACGAGTACTCTCTACCATGGGTGGAACTCGCCTGGAAGATGCCGTAGTGCGTCTACCCTACAAGAATTACGATTACTCAAAAGTGTTTGGCGTATGCTGCGAGAACGTCATCGGCTATGTACCTCTACCCGTCGGTTTCGCTGGCCCGCTAATAGTGGACGGAGAATCCTATTTTATTCCAATGGCCACGACCGAAGGCTGCCTGGTAGCATCAACAAACCGTGGATGCAGTGCCCTTGCTCCCAATGGTGGTGTTAGAACGCAGCTAATCGCGGATGGCATGAGCCGTGGACCAGTTTTCCGATTACCCGATATTCGTAGAGCAGGAGACGTGATGGCATGGCTCCAAGAGCCGTCCAACATTGATTTACTGAAGAAGAGTTTCAACGCAACTAGCCGATTCGGCCGTTTGCAAAAAATTCGATGCCAAATCGCTGGTCGTCATGTATTCATCCGCTTTGTAGCCAAGACGGGAGACGCTATGGGGATGAATATGGTATCTAAAGGAACTGAAGCAGCCATAAAAGTGATACAAAGTCATTTTGCCGACTTGGCAGTGGTGAGCTTAAGTGGTAACTTTTGCACGGATAAAAAGCCCGCAGCGGTTAATTGGCTTGACGGTCGTGGAAAATCAGTAGTCAGCGAGGCCATTATTCCCGCGGCTATCGTACGCGATAAGCTCAAAACCAACGTTGCTTCGCTAGTGGACTTAAATATCACGAAGAATCTGATTGGATCCTCCATCGCCGGCTCTATTGGCGGATTCAACGCTCACGCGGCCAATATCGTATCTGCCATTTTCATTGCCACTGGACAGGATCCTGCTCAAGTGGTGTCTAGTAGTAATTGCATGACATTAATGGAACCATGGGGTCCGGAAATGCAAGATTTATATATCTCATGCACTATGCCTTCGCTGGAAGTCGGAACTATTGGAGGCGGGACCTGGTTGCCGGCTCAGGGCGCCTGTCTTGATATGCTTGGTTTGCGAG GATCGAATGCGGAGGAGCCAGGAGCCAACGCCTGCCGACTAGCACGTATCATCTGTGCCGCCGTTTTGGCCGGCGAACTCTCTCTGATGTCTTCTCTGGCGACAGGCACGCTTGTCCAGTCTCACATGACGCACAATCGATCGTATGCCAACATAACAACACCATGTTTATCTTCGTAG
- the LOC124195805 gene encoding 39S ribosomal protein L32, mitochondrial-like, translating into MAGQMLKRWADALVHFEYVYLNAFLRQPQPPQWIPLLVQPSQELIHKNESLDINSIFDGFLWGVPTCRRSAEKRMMRKYGSPQWHNKLILPRKDIKVCGTCGHYHEEKCLCPNCYSKVKAETTILQEQMIKELGINPVEKEVAIVYQGEKNQFNDEFFKDNKVIEVEKPRPKWFSKNLLQKSNANVTIETSTIKPHDLG; encoded by the exons ATGGCTGGACAAATGCTAAAACGTTGGGCTGATGCCTTGGTTCATTTCGAGTATGTGTACTTGAATGCATTTTTAAGGCAGCCTCAGCCTCCACAATGGATTCCTCTATTGGTGCAGCCATCTCAAGAATTAATTcataaaaatgaatcattgGACATCAACAGTATTTTCGATGGATTCCTGTGGGGTGTTCCCACCTGCAGAAGAAGTGCTGAGAAGCGTATGATGAGAAAATATGGTTCTCCCCAATGGCATAACAAGCTCATTCTTCCAAGAAAAGATATTAAAGTTTGTGGAACGTGTGGACACTAtcatgaagaaaaatgtttatgcC CAAACTGTTATTCCAAAGTAAAAGCTGAAACAACTATTCTGCAAGAACAAATGATTAAAGAGTTGGGTATTAATCCAGTAGAGAAAGAAGTTGCCATTGTATAtcaaggagagaaaaatcaattcaatgaTGAATTCTTCAAG gaTAACAAAGTGATTGAAGTGGAGAAACCTCGACCGAAATGGTTTAGTAAAAATCTGCTTCAgaaatcaaatgcaaatgTTACCATTGAAACTTCAACTATAAAGCCTCATGATTTAGGCTAA